Proteins from a genomic interval of Chryseobacterium indologenes:
- a CDS encoding HPP family protein produces the protein MKKSLKRTFRVSKYVIYKETLVDYKEHFWSFLGAFFGIGIIAFIQSHSLAQTENIFLIGSFGASSVLIYGAIQSPLAQPRNLVGGHVLSALVGVTVYQIVPDIIWLSAPLAVAFSIVLMQYTKTLHPPGGATALIAVSSTGKIPELGYWYVISPVLSGCIILLLVALFFNNITPNRSYPSHSRFKRLLRKKHIHGHTNPHKK, from the coding sequence ATGAAGAAGAGTTTAAAAAGAACATTCAGAGTTTCAAAATATGTCATCTATAAAGAGACGCTCGTTGACTATAAAGAACATTTCTGGTCATTTCTGGGAGCATTTTTTGGAATTGGTATCATCGCTTTTATACAGTCGCATTCTTTAGCGCAGACTGAAAATATATTTCTGATCGGTTCTTTCGGAGCATCAAGTGTCTTGATTTACGGGGCTATTCAAAGTCCGTTGGCACAACCCCGAAATCTTGTTGGCGGTCATGTTCTTTCGGCGTTGGTTGGAGTTACCGTTTATCAGATTGTTCCTGATATCATCTGGCTTTCGGCACCACTCGCTGTGGCATTTTCTATTGTATTGATGCAGTATACCAAGACTCTTCATCCGCCGGGAGGTGCTACGGCCCTCATTGCGGTAAGCTCAACCGGAAAAATTCCGGAATTAGGATACTGGTACGTTATCTCCCCTGTTCTGTCGGGGTGTATTATCCTGCTGCTTGTGGCCTTATTTTTCAATAATATAACGCCCAACAGAAGCTATCCGTCTCACAGCAGGTTTAAAAGATTGCTAAGAAAAAAGCATATACACGGTCATACAAATCCACATAAAAAATGA
- a CDS encoding TIGR01777 family protein, translating into MKEVVLITGGGGMIAKELAKRIGNEYELRFLTRKKKHAHEFEWDIKKKTADEKAFENVSHIIHLAGANISEKRWTDERKKELISSRIDSAALLRNILAKKEIKLKSFISASGINFYGTRTSEKIYTESDPPGHDFLSEVVVLWENAADHFKEHNIAERVVKIRTAVVLSETDGALKKMITPIQYYIGSPLGSGKQYMPWIHIEDICSIYEFALKNPGIHGAYNAVSPQHITNAELTKEIAKVLQKPLWMPNVPSFILKLIFGELSTAVLEGSRASSQKIREAGFRFTFGDLQEALQDLLRKK; encoded by the coding sequence ATGAAAGAAGTTGTTCTGATTACCGGCGGCGGCGGCATGATCGCCAAAGAACTGGCTAAAAGAATCGGGAATGAGTATGAGCTGAGGTTCCTGACCCGCAAAAAAAAACATGCCCATGAATTTGAATGGGATATTAAAAAGAAAACTGCTGATGAGAAAGCGTTTGAAAATGTTTCTCATATTATTCACCTGGCAGGTGCCAATATTTCTGAGAAACGCTGGACGGATGAGCGAAAAAAAGAACTGATATCAAGCAGGATAGACTCTGCCGCTTTGCTTCGAAATATTTTAGCTAAGAAAGAGATTAAACTGAAATCCTTTATTTCAGCTTCGGGAATCAATTTTTATGGTACCCGCACAAGTGAGAAAATTTACACTGAAAGTGATCCTCCGGGACATGATTTTTTAAGTGAGGTCGTGGTTTTATGGGAAAATGCAGCGGATCATTTCAAAGAACATAATATTGCAGAAAGAGTAGTAAAAATTCGTACCGCAGTCGTGCTTTCGGAGACAGACGGAGCCCTAAAGAAAATGATTACTCCCATTCAGTATTATATCGGATCACCTTTGGGAAGCGGAAAACAGTATATGCCGTGGATTCATATTGAAGATATTTGTTCAATCTATGAATTCGCTTTAAAAAACCCGGGTATACACGGTGCTTACAATGCCGTTTCTCCACAACATATCACCAATGCAGAACTGACAAAAGAAATTGCCAAAGTATTACAAAAACCCTTATGGATGCCTAATGTTCCTTCTTTTATTTTAAAGTTGATATTTGGAGAACTTTCTACCGCTGTATTGGAAGGATCAAGAGCTTCGTCACAAAAAATCCGGGAAGCAGGATTCCGGTTTACATTCGGTGATCTCCAAGAGGCTTTACAGGATTTACTTAGAAAAAAATAA
- a CDS encoding arginase family protein produces the protein MKRDINIFEFPLNLGLTKKDHEVEPGVRKLPDWLKKFDFHKRISPHRVFRLEAPKYAMNFDEESGVRNADKIIEYAKQQAELLLQNYDRNVFNIILGGDCSILIGNAVALRKIGNFGLFYLDGHTDFIPPHLSETGGAAGMDLAIMSGIGHNKLTDINGLKPYFQEDNIFCCGNAETDDEEYVNQIINSQIHYFDLENLRKNGFRKTAEDFLKIITEKQLDGFFIHLDADILKDEIMAAVDSRTEDGIDYHNLHEILTPLVESPKCFGIEMTILDPDYDKEGVYTRPFADNLIQIIKNKED, from the coding sequence ATGAAAAGGGATATTAACATCTTTGAATTTCCTCTCAATCTTGGACTTACAAAAAAGGACCATGAAGTTGAACCCGGGGTCAGGAAACTTCCGGATTGGCTCAAGAAATTTGACTTTCACAAAAGAATATCTCCCCATCGTGTTTTCCGACTGGAAGCTCCCAAATATGCCATGAACTTTGATGAGGAATCCGGCGTCAGAAATGCAGATAAGATCATTGAATATGCGAAGCAACAAGCTGAGCTCCTTCTTCAAAACTATGATAGAAATGTTTTTAATATTATCCTGGGAGGTGACTGCAGTATTCTGATCGGGAACGCTGTTGCTTTGAGGAAAATAGGTAATTTCGGACTTTTCTACCTCGATGGACACACTGATTTTATTCCCCCACACTTATCCGAAACCGGTGGGGCTGCAGGCATGGATCTAGCCATTATGTCCGGGATCGGGCACAACAAACTAACCGACATTAACGGACTTAAACCTTATTTTCAGGAAGACAATATTTTCTGCTGTGGAAATGCAGAAACTGATGATGAAGAATATGTCAATCAGATTATTAATTCTCAAATACATTACTTCGATCTTGAAAATCTGAGAAAAAACGGCTTTAGAAAAACAGCTGAGGATTTCCTGAAAATAATTACAGAAAAACAGCTTGACGGATTCTTTATTCATCTGGATGCAGACATCCTCAAAGACGAGATCATGGCTGCTGTAGACAGCAGAACAGAAGATGGAATCGATTATCATAATCTCCACGAAATTCTTACACCTTTGGTGGAAAGCCCAAAATGCTTTGGCATCGAAATGACCATTCTGGATCCCGATTATGATAAAGAAGGTGTTTATACCCGTCCTTTCGCAGACAATTTAATTCAAATCATAAAAAATAAAGAAGATTAA
- the nudK gene encoding GDP-mannose pyrophosphatase NudK, with amino-acid sequence MHNPTITILKTEILSDNWYTLNKVTYTIQKKDGTTETQSREAYDRGNGAVILLYNTDSQTVILTRQFRLPTYINGNSTGMLIEACAGLLDHDNPEDCIKRETEEETGYKISKVEKVFNAYMSPGSVTEILHFFIAEYSNEMKVAEGGGLEEEGENIEVLELDFEKALAMIDSGEINDAKTIILLQHLRIKSIL; translated from the coding sequence ATGCACAATCCTACTATTACTATTCTCAAAACAGAAATATTATCAGACAACTGGTATACTTTAAATAAAGTAACCTATACTATTCAAAAAAAAGACGGAACTACGGAAACCCAAAGCAGAGAAGCCTATGACAGAGGCAATGGAGCGGTTATCCTTTTGTATAATACCGATTCCCAAACGGTTATTCTGACAAGACAATTCCGGTTACCAACCTACATCAACGGAAATAGTACAGGAATGCTTATCGAAGCCTGTGCCGGACTTCTTGATCATGATAATCCCGAAGATTGCATAAAACGGGAAACAGAAGAAGAAACGGGATATAAGATTTCAAAAGTTGAAAAAGTATTCAATGCCTATATGTCTCCGGGTTCTGTCACAGAAATTCTTCACTTTTTTATCGCTGAATATTCCAATGAAATGAAAGTTGCAGAGGGTGGCGGGCTTGAAGAAGAAGGAGAAAATATTGAAGTCCTGGAATTAGATTTCGAAAAAGCTCTTGCTATGATAGACAGCGGGGAAATCAATGATGCCAAGACCATTATACTGTTACAGCATTTAAGAATTAAGAGCATTTTATAA